From the Paenibacillus sp. FSL H8-0548 genome, one window contains:
- a CDS encoding helix-turn-helix domain-containing protein, translated as MYNLLVVDDEEIAIRGVVEGIDWSTLPIANIYTAIDAEEAQLLLTEHKIHVMLSDIDMPNQSGIELLGWVNEHSPSSVTIFLTGHADFKYAQQAVQLDCFDYLLKPIDHSALKACVNEALNKVREMDELEKIRGTYSLFYEQWSKQRPILIERFWQDVIHYRISAAPEQLEAAMQNYALPLQADSQLRIILISIEQWREEWSARDEEIMTYGIKNAAEELVLQGDPGHIVQDGSGIMYVLFYSLPSRDEISPEVIAERCNSFIQQCRGMLHCQLSCYIGEITEATRLRTAVQALLSLERCNVSETCAVIMERNHLPNQGQSGLTPTPFSDWALLLESGKQTELSLRIDECFDQMQESKVDYTFMASFYYGFMNMLFQWLNKKSVQMTDVFMNKEWEVGENVLKSLPRMRTWSQQLCLQITEYAGQNGKDVSQVVGKVQRYMEEHLGEEFSREHAAEEVYLNPAYLSRLFRRETGFSLTDYLVRLRITKAKAELEKTNNRVSDVALNVGYANFSHFSKLFKKMTGLTPQEYRKKYQDV; from the coding sequence TTGTATAATTTATTGGTTGTAGATGATGAGGAAATTGCGATTCGTGGCGTCGTAGAGGGGATTGATTGGTCGACGCTGCCCATTGCTAATATTTACACGGCAATTGATGCGGAGGAAGCGCAATTGCTGCTGACAGAGCATAAGATCCATGTTATGTTATCGGATATTGATATGCCAAACCAGAGTGGAATCGAATTGCTGGGGTGGGTCAATGAGCACTCTCCATCAAGTGTAACGATCTTTCTGACAGGACATGCGGATTTCAAATATGCCCAGCAAGCGGTTCAGCTCGACTGCTTCGATTATTTGCTCAAGCCTATTGATCATAGCGCATTAAAGGCTTGTGTAAACGAAGCACTGAACAAGGTTCGTGAAATGGACGAACTGGAAAAAATACGCGGTACATATAGCTTGTTTTATGAGCAGTGGAGCAAGCAGCGTCCCATCTTAATCGAACGATTCTGGCAGGATGTGATCCACTACAGGATCTCGGCAGCACCCGAGCAGCTAGAAGCTGCTATGCAAAACTATGCATTGCCGCTGCAAGCTGACAGTCAGCTTCGCATCATACTTATTAGCATTGAGCAGTGGCGTGAGGAATGGTCCGCTCGCGATGAGGAAATTATGACATACGGAATCAAAAATGCAGCCGAGGAGCTTGTGCTTCAGGGCGATCCAGGTCATATCGTGCAGGATGGCAGCGGCATTATGTATGTGTTGTTTTACAGCTTACCCTCTAGGGATGAGATCTCGCCAGAGGTGATTGCTGAACGCTGCAACAGCTTTATTCAGCAGTGCAGAGGGATGCTGCATTGTCAGCTGTCCTGCTATATCGGAGAGATAACAGAGGCGACGCGTCTTCGTACAGCTGTACAAGCGCTGCTATCGTTGGAGCGCTGCAATGTAAGCGAAACATGCGCTGTTATTATGGAGCGAAACCATTTGCCAAATCAGGGGCAGAGCGGTCTGACGCCAACGCCTTTTTCCGATTGGGCATTATTGCTTGAGTCGGGCAAGCAGACGGAATTGTCACTTCGAATAGATGAGTGTTTCGATCAAATGCAGGAAAGCAAAGTAGATTATACATTTATGGCTTCGTTTTATTATGGTTTTATGAATATGCTATTTCAATGGCTCAATAAAAAATCAGTGCAAATGACAGATGTATTTATGAATAAAGAGTGGGAGGTTGGGGAGAACGTTCTTAAATCATTGCCTAGAATGAGAACGTGGTCACAGCAGCTATGTTTGCAAATTACGGAATACGCCGGCCAAAACGGTAAGGATGTTTCTCAGGTAGTAGGGAAAGTACAGCGTTATATGGAGGAGCATCTTGGAGAGGAATTCAGCCGTGAGCATGCGGCTGAGGAGGTTTACTTGAATCCGGCGTATTTGTCTCGTCTATTCCGAAGAGAGACCGGTTTCTCCTTAACGGATTATTTGGTGCGATTGCGTATTACGAAGGCGAAAGCTGAGCTCGAGAAGACGAATAATCGGGTTAGTGATGTTGCGTTAAACGTAGGTTATGCCAACTTCTCGCATTTCTCTAAGCTATTTAAAAAGATGACCGGCTTGACGCCGCAGGAATATCGCAAAAAGTATCAGGATGTATAA